The proteins below are encoded in one region of Thermococcus peptonophilus:
- a CDS encoding DUF4910 domain-containing protein gives MEHFLKESAEFSPDNVLNWIAGISRFHRIQGSRGLVEAAEYVLEELSRMGLKAELLKDEYDGKRWHITLPSPIAWELIEGHLEVPGNPLTTAESPLLIMAHSPPGEVEGEVLPILREEDWKKAEGKVVLVGKDWRDAYRRANEAGASGFIAYREGTGEFYPYIGLFLTKDDLKWAHIPAFAVPETVARDLIKRALSGGAKVNGTAETEIKSSETLPMVYAEVGEPPHLLFTAHICHPKPGANDNASGSAMLLELARVLSKRENGRFGYAFLWVPEYHGSQAFIEKEGVGGYYAAINLDMVAGSPDRSGSTLMFVRTPFSRFSMVSGALEVALELSNSRGKSFSGSSLPVMPFRAYQYEMGSDHDIFNFFSVPSVMPITWPDRFYHSSGDTVDKVSRETMSIIGRAVLSAALFLSEGEKSRIERFARGYARKVLGEIGMRLEPKESERLIKAGLARDAEFLGLELNSEVETKVNPWLKWKERGLISERLIRSRAPSLADDFKKLTEERATVTHLHELIMLGELLPEERAYRILEEEYGSIEREKLKRLVEILEEMGVVTVSS, from the coding sequence ATGGAGCACTTCTTAAAGGAGAGTGCCGAGTTTAGCCCCGACAACGTTCTGAACTGGATAGCTGGGATTTCCCGCTTCCACCGGATACAGGGGTCGAGAGGCCTTGTAGAAGCCGCCGAATACGTTCTCGAAGAGCTGTCTCGTATGGGGCTGAAGGCGGAACTACTCAAGGACGAGTACGACGGCAAACGCTGGCACATCACGCTTCCCTCCCCAATAGCATGGGAGCTCATTGAAGGGCATCTTGAAGTTCCAGGAAATCCCCTTACAACTGCAGAAAGCCCGCTCCTCATAATGGCCCACTCCCCACCCGGGGAGGTCGAGGGAGAAGTACTCCCGATTCTGCGGGAAGAAGACTGGAAAAAGGCAGAGGGAAAGGTCGTTCTCGTCGGGAAGGATTGGAGGGATGCCTACAGGAGAGCTAATGAGGCTGGAGCTTCAGGCTTCATAGCCTATAGGGAGGGGACGGGCGAGTTTTATCCTTACATCGGCCTGTTCCTTACCAAAGACGACCTCAAATGGGCACACATTCCAGCCTTTGCCGTCCCAGAAACTGTTGCTAGAGACCTTATTAAGAGGGCGCTTTCGGGAGGCGCCAAAGTTAATGGTACAGCCGAGACAGAGATAAAAAGTTCGGAGACACTTCCCATGGTCTATGCCGAAGTTGGCGAACCACCGCACCTGCTTTTCACGGCGCACATATGCCATCCAAAGCCGGGAGCAAACGACAACGCCAGCGGTAGCGCGATGCTCCTTGAGCTGGCGAGGGTTCTCTCAAAGCGGGAAAACGGCAGGTTCGGCTACGCCTTCCTCTGGGTTCCAGAGTACCACGGAAGCCAGGCGTTCATTGAAAAGGAGGGTGTTGGAGGGTACTATGCTGCCATAAACCTCGACATGGTCGCAGGCAGTCCCGACCGCTCAGGATCAACTCTAATGTTTGTGAGGACACCGTTCTCCCGCTTCTCGATGGTTTCCGGAGCGTTGGAGGTCGCCCTTGAGCTGAGCAACTCCAGGGGGAAGAGCTTCTCAGGAAGCAGTCTTCCGGTAATGCCCTTCAGGGCATACCAGTACGAGATGGGGAGCGACCACGACATCTTCAACTTCTTCAGTGTGCCTTCGGTTATGCCGATAACGTGGCCGGACAGGTTCTACCACTCAAGCGGCGACACCGTGGACAAGGTGAGCAGAGAGACGATGAGTATAATCGGGAGGGCAGTTCTTTCGGCGGCTCTGTTCCTTTCAGAGGGAGAAAAGAGCAGGATTGAGCGGTTTGCAAGGGGCTACGCCAGAAAAGTTCTTGGGGAAATCGGAATGCGCCTTGAACCTAAGGAGAGCGAGAGGCTCATAAAGGCCGGCCTCGCTAGAGATGCAGAGTTCCTTGGGCTGGAGCTTAACTCAGAGGTAGAGACCAAGGTAAACCCCTGGCTGAAGTGGAAAGAACGGGGACTGATATCCGAGCGCTTGATCAGGAGCAGAGCGCCCAGTCTGGCTGATGATTTCAAGAAGCTGACCGAGGAGAGGGCAACGGTGACGCACCTCCACGAGCTTATAATGCTCGGGGAACTCCTTCCGGAGGAGAGAGCCTACC